Proteins encoded by one window of Gemmatimonadaceae bacterium:
- the paaB gene encoding 1,2-phenylacetyl-CoA epoxidase subunit PaaB, with amino-acid sequence MSDDSQWPLWEVFVQPPKGAPHEHAGSVHAATAEQALENARDVYARRGEAVNIWVVPSSAITASSPEDAGPFFDPGNDKPYRHPQFYKVPRGVRGV; translated from the coding sequence ATGAGCGACGACTCGCAGTGGCCGCTCTGGGAAGTGTTCGTGCAGCCGCCGAAGGGCGCGCCGCACGAGCATGCCGGGAGCGTGCACGCCGCCACGGCCGAACAGGCGCTCGAGAACGCGCGCGACGTCTACGCGCGGCGCGGCGAAGCGGTGAACATCTGGGTCGTTCCCAGCTCGGCGATCACCGCGTCGTCGCCGGAGGATGCCGGGCCGTTCTTCGATCCCGGGAACGACAAGCCCTACCGGCATCCGCAGTTCTACAAGGTTCCGCGCGGCGTTCGAGGGGTCTAG
- the paaC gene encoding 1,2-phenylacetyl-CoA epoxidase subunit PaaC, whose product MTAPAAFHYLLALGDDRLILGHRLSEWCGHGPILEEDIALTNIALDLIGQATLFFKLAGATEEKGRSEDDLAFLRDAVEFRNALIVELPRGDFAFTIVRQMLFSVYSLLQMEALASVTDADVAGIAAKAAKETRYHVRHATQWVVTLGDGTDESHRRAQDALDELWRYTGELFIATSSDSEAEKAGAGVNPETLSSSWHAQVGEILRTAGLEIPETGYMQRGGREGRHTEHLGHLLSEMQILARSHPGAQW is encoded by the coding sequence ATGACCGCCCCCGCCGCTTTTCACTATTTGCTCGCTCTGGGCGACGATCGCCTGATCCTCGGGCACCGTCTGTCCGAGTGGTGCGGGCACGGGCCGATTCTCGAAGAAGACATCGCGCTCACGAACATCGCGCTCGATCTGATCGGACAGGCCACGCTTTTTTTCAAGCTTGCCGGTGCGACGGAGGAAAAGGGGCGCAGCGAAGACGACCTGGCCTTTCTGCGCGACGCCGTCGAGTTCCGGAACGCACTGATCGTCGAACTTCCGCGCGGCGACTTCGCGTTCACCATCGTCCGCCAAATGTTGTTCAGCGTCTACTCGCTCCTCCAGATGGAGGCGCTGGCGTCGGTGACCGACGCCGACGTCGCGGGAATCGCCGCCAAGGCCGCGAAGGAGACTCGCTATCACGTACGGCACGCGACACAGTGGGTCGTGACGCTCGGCGACGGCACCGACGAAAGCCATCGCCGGGCGCAGGACGCGCTCGACGAGTTGTGGCGCTACACGGGTGAGCTGTTCATCGCCACGTCGAGCGATTCAGAGGCGGAAAAGGCAGGCGCGGGCGTGAATCCCGAGACCCTCTCATCGTCGTGGCACGCGCAGGTGGGAGAGATTCTCCGTACCGCGGGGCTCGAGATCCCTGAGACGGGGTACATGCAGAGAGGCGGCCGCGAGGGCCGCCACACCGAACATCTCGGACACCTTTTGTCGGAAATGCAGATCCTGGCGCGTTCCCACCCGGGAGCCCAATGGTAA
- the paaD gene encoding 1,2-phenylacetyl-CoA epoxidase subunit PaaD: MRAPLSSAELLEILEEVKDPEVPVLSVVELGIVREVERDGSGARVTVTPTYSGCPAMREIETEIRRALEARGVDPVEIRTVYAPAWTTDWISDTARAKLEAYGIAPPSGGAAVSPTAVVRLERRAARVRCPRCGSENTTLTSEFGSTACKSLRVCRACGEPFEEFKTI, translated from the coding sequence ATGCGGGCTCCTTTGTCGAGCGCGGAGTTGCTCGAGATCCTCGAGGAGGTAAAGGATCCCGAGGTGCCCGTGTTGAGCGTCGTGGAGCTCGGGATCGTTCGCGAGGTCGAGCGCGATGGCTCGGGTGCCCGTGTGACGGTAACGCCGACCTATTCGGGTTGCCCGGCGATGCGCGAGATCGAGACCGAGATTCGGCGCGCGCTCGAGGCCCGCGGCGTGGACCCCGTCGAGATTCGAACGGTGTACGCGCCGGCGTGGACGACCGATTGGATATCGGATACCGCGCGCGCGAAGCTCGAAGCGTACGGAATCGCGCCGCCGAGTGGCGGCGCCGCCGTGTCACCGACCGCGGTCGTGCGGTTGGAGCGGCGCGCCGCGCGAGTGCGATGTCCGCGCTGCGGATCGGAAAACACGACGTTGACGAGCGAGTTCGGATCGACGGCGTGCAAGTCGCTGCGCGTGTGTCGCGCGTGCGGAGAGCCGTTCGAGGAATTCAAGACGATCTAA